The Candidatus Limnocylindrales bacterium genome has a window encoding:
- a CDS encoding DPP IV N-terminal domain-containing protein: MKKVMLYMALSSFLILGSAFSTPHPFGPPLPKLWERGKGVRAATPDCRIAFHTKRGEKEFRISTIRIDGTDIKDLTSGHWDSNPWFSPDGKQIVFDRDEEIYIANTDGSEPRNLTHNPKANSCPTIAGGKVAFQTNRDGNFAIYVVNTDGTGLQRLTQEPSNNACPAFSSDGKRLAFVSDRNGPMEIYVMNIDGTGLKRLTSNAGNNMDPAFSPDGKKIVFTSDRDGNFEIYLMDSDGHNQTRLTYNNTSDIQPAFSPDGKQIAYERGGNIYVMDLEKREERPLTQGAVYRGGPSWDPNCVSE, translated from the coding sequence GTGAAAAAGGTTATGCTTTATATGGCTCTATCCAGCTTTTTAATCCTGGGAAGTGCTTTCTCAACCCCTCACCCCTTTGGTCCCCCTCTCCCAAAGCTCTGGGAGAGGGGGAAGGGGGTGAGGGCTGCCACCCCAGATTGCCGAATTGCCTTCCATACCAAGAGGGGAGAGAAAGAATTTAGAATTTCTACCATTCGAATAGACGGAACAGATATAAAGGACCTGACCTCGGGCCACTGGGACAGTAATCCCTGGTTTTCTCCGGATGGAAAGCAAATCGTCTTTGACCGGGATGAGGAGATTTATATCGCGAACACCGATGGAAGTGAGCCGAGAAATCTGACCCATAACCCAAAAGCTAACTCCTGCCCGACCATCGCTGGAGGTAAGGTCGCTTTCCAGACGAACCGGGATGGGAATTTTGCGATCTATGTGGTGAATACGGATGGAACCGGACTGCAACGATTGACCCAGGAACCATCTAACAATGCCTGTCCGGCCTTCTCTTCCGATGGAAAGCGACTCGCTTTTGTCTCGGATCGGAACGGCCCCATGGAGATCTACGTAATGAATATTGACGGAACCGGACTCAAACGGCTCACTTCTAACGCTGGAAATAACATGGATCCCGCCTTCTCCCCCGATGGGAAAAAGATCGTCTTTACTTCGGACCGAGATGGAAACTTTGAGATCTACCTCATGGACAGCGACGGCCATAATCAAACCCGGCTTACCTATAACAATACGTCCGATATCCAACCTGCTTTCTCTCCCGATGGGAAACAGATTGCCTATGAGCGGGGTGGCAATATTTATGTGATGGACCTTGAGAAACGAGAAGAAAGGCCACTGACCCAGGGAGCTGTATACCGGGGCGGTCCTTCCTGGGATCCTAACTGTGTTTCTGAATAA